In the Pseudomonas sp. TH06 genome, one interval contains:
- a CDS encoding lysophospholipid acyltransferase family protein, with the protein MSRLRVYARIARVLLVVSLGLSMASVFGVFERIGLAHSMERRQRWSRFFMARLSNALPFRMTVHGELPKQPMLWVSNHVSWTDIPLLGMLTPLSFLSKAEVRTWPVAGWLAAKAGSLFIRRGSGDSQLIRKQMTRHLQTDHSLLMFPEGTTTDGRSLRTFHGRLLSAAIDSEVMLQPVAIRYLRNGEIDTLAPFIGDDDLLSHLMRLFSNDCGDVEVHLLKPIACQGRERAALAFEAQQAVQKALFGAIPETRQSPMRPAIAA; encoded by the coding sequence ATGAGCCGGTTGCGGGTGTACGCGCGGATCGCGCGAGTGCTGCTGGTGGTCTCGCTGGGTTTGAGCATGGCCAGCGTCTTCGGCGTGTTTGAACGGATTGGCCTCGCGCATTCGATGGAGCGGCGCCAGCGCTGGTCGCGGTTTTTCATGGCGCGCCTGAGCAACGCCCTGCCCTTTCGCATGACCGTACACGGCGAATTGCCGAAGCAGCCGATGCTGTGGGTCAGCAACCATGTGTCGTGGACGGATATCCCGCTGCTGGGCATGCTCACGCCGCTGTCGTTTCTGTCCAAGGCTGAAGTGCGCACCTGGCCGGTGGCCGGTTGGCTGGCGGCAAAGGCTGGCAGCTTGTTCATCCGTCGCGGTTCGGGCGACAGCCAGCTGATCCGCAAGCAGATGACCCGTCACTTGCAAACCGATCATTCGCTGTTGATGTTCCCGGAAGGCACGACCACTGACGGGCGTTCACTGCGCACTTTTCACGGTCGCCTGCTGTCGGCGGCGATTGATTCCGAGGTGATGCTGCAACCGGTGGCGATCCGTTACCTGCGCAACGGTGAGATCGATACGCTGGCACCGTTCATTGGTGACGATGATCTGCTGTCGCACCTGATGCGTCTGTTCAGCAACGATTGCGGCGACGTCGAAGTGCATCTGCTCAAGCCGATTGCCTGCCAGGGCCGGGAGCGTGCGGCGCTGGCATTTGAAGCGCAGCAGGCGGTGCAGAAGGCGTTGTTTGGTGCGATTCCGGAAACCCGACAATCGCCAATGCGTCCAGCAATCGCAGCCTGA
- the olsB gene encoding L-ornithine N(alpha)-acyltransferase, giving the protein MTQIARISDTGNERRLQAERLIGAEALQQAQALRFSVFSGEFNAKLKGAELGLDMDDYDVHCSHIGVRDLNTGRLVATTRLLDHTAASSLGKFYSEEEFSLHGLAHLQGPILEIGRTCVDPAYRNGGTIAVLWGELAEVLNQGGYSYLMGCASIPMQDGGIQAHAIMQRLRERYLCTEHLRAEPKNPLPTLDIPSNVIAEMPPLLKAYMRLGAKICGEPCWDEDFQVADVFILLKRDELCPRYAKHFKAAV; this is encoded by the coding sequence ATGACTCAGATCGCCCGCATCAGCGACACCGGCAATGAACGCCGCCTGCAAGCCGAACGCCTGATCGGCGCCGAGGCCTTGCAGCAAGCCCAGGCCTTGCGCTTCAGCGTCTTCAGTGGCGAGTTCAACGCCAAGCTGAAAGGCGCGGAACTGGGTCTGGACATGGATGATTATGATGTTCACTGCAGCCACATCGGCGTGCGTGACCTGAACACCGGGCGCCTGGTGGCGACCACCCGTTTGCTCGATCACACCGCCGCCAGCAGCCTGGGCAAGTTCTACAGCGAAGAAGAATTCAGCCTGCACGGCCTCGCTCATCTGCAAGGCCCGATCCTTGAAATCGGCCGCACCTGTGTTGACCCGGCCTACCGCAATGGCGGCACCATCGCCGTGCTTTGGGGCGAGTTGGCCGAAGTGCTGAATCAGGGTGGCTACAGCTACTTGATGGGCTGCGCGAGCATCCCGATGCAGGACGGCGGCATTCAGGCTCACGCGATCATGCAGCGTCTGCGCGAACGTTATCTGTGCACCGAACACCTGCGCGCCGAACCGAAAAATCCGCTGCCGACGCTGGATATCCCCTCCAACGTGATTGCGGAAATGCCACCGCTGCTCAAGGCCTACATGCGTCTGGGCGCGAAGATCTGCGGCGAGCCGTGCTGGGATGAAGACTTCCAGGTGGCAGACGTGTTCATCCTGCTCAAGCGCGACGAACTCTGCCCGCGCTACGCCAAGCACTTCAAGGCGGCCGTGTGA
- a CDS encoding ACP phosphodiesterase, protein MNYLAHLHLGGQRPDQLLGSLYGDFVKGRLQGQFAPEVEAAIQLHRRIDVFTDRHPLVDIALGRFSETRRRYAGIVLDVFFDHCLARDWRLYADQPLEQFTADVYRVLSREPQLPERLAKIAPHMVANDWLGSYREFEVLEQVLRGISRRLTKPEELAGAMQELRRLYEPLSEDFRLFYPQLQDFAENSQAQKI, encoded by the coding sequence ATGAACTATCTCGCACATTTGCACCTCGGTGGCCAGCGCCCCGATCAATTGCTCGGCAGCCTGTATGGCGATTTCGTCAAAGGGCGGCTGCAAGGGCAGTTTGCCCCGGAAGTCGAGGCGGCCATTCAACTGCATCGACGGATTGACGTGTTCACGGATCGCCATCCGTTGGTGGACATTGCGCTGGGGCGATTTTCCGAGACCCGACGGCGTTATGCCGGGATCGTCCTCGATGTGTTTTTCGACCATTGTCTGGCGCGGGACTGGCGCTTGTATGCCGATCAACCACTTGAGCAGTTCACGGCGGATGTCTACCGGGTGCTGTCCCGTGAACCGCAATTGCCCGAGCGTCTGGCGAAGATTGCGCCGCACATGGTCGCCAATGACTGGCTGGGTTCGTACCGGGAGTTTGAAGTGCTGGAGCAGGTGTTGCGCGGCATCTCCCGGCGTTTGACAAAGCCGGAGGAATTGGCGGGGGCGATGCAGGAATTGCGGCGGTTGTATGAGCCGTTGAGTGAAGACTTTCGCCTCTTCTACCCGCAACTCCAGGACTTCGCCGAAAACTCCCAGGCACAGAAGATCTAA
- a CDS encoding MFS transporter yields MPLSLLILALSAFAIGTTEFVIMGLLPDVAADLGVSIPGAGWLVTGYALGVAIGAPFMALATAKLPRKAALVALMGIFIVGNLLCALASDYNVLMFARVVTALCHGAFFGIGSVVAAGLVAPNKRASAVALMFTGLTLANVLGVPLGTALGQEAGWRSTFWAVTVIGVIALIGLIRFLPAKRDEEKLDMRAELAALKGAGIWLSLSMTALFAASMFTLFTYVAPLLGDVTGVSPKGVTWTLLLIGLGLTVGNIIGGKLADKRLGATLIGVFVAMAVVSTVLSWTSVALIPTEITLFLWATASFAAVPALQINVVTFGKAAPNLVSTLNIGAFNVGNALGAWVGGSVIAHGFGLTSVPLAAAALAVLALLVTLITFRQNGNAELAPATN; encoded by the coding sequence ATGCCCCTCTCGCTACTCATCCTCGCCTTGAGCGCCTTCGCCATCGGCACCACCGAATTCGTCATCATGGGCCTGTTGCCCGACGTGGCGGCCGACCTCGGTGTGTCGATTCCCGGCGCCGGCTGGCTGGTGACCGGTTACGCCCTCGGCGTGGCCATCGGTGCACCGTTCATGGCACTGGCCACCGCCAAACTGCCGCGCAAGGCTGCACTCGTCGCGTTGATGGGCATTTTTATTGTCGGCAACCTGCTCTGTGCGCTGGCCAGTGATTACAACGTGCTGATGTTTGCCCGTGTCGTCACTGCACTGTGCCACGGTGCCTTCTTTGGTATCGGTTCGGTGGTGGCGGCAGGTCTGGTGGCGCCGAACAAACGCGCTTCGGCAGTCGCGCTGATGTTCACCGGCCTGACGCTGGCCAACGTCCTCGGCGTGCCGTTGGGCACTGCGCTGGGTCAGGAAGCCGGCTGGCGTTCGACCTTCTGGGCAGTGACCGTGATCGGTGTGATCGCGTTGATCGGTCTGATCCGCTTTCTGCCGGCCAAGCGTGACGAAGAAAAACTCGACATGCGCGCCGAACTCGCCGCCCTCAAAGGTGCGGGTATCTGGCTGTCGCTGAGCATGACCGCACTGTTCGCTGCCTCGATGTTCACCCTGTTTACTTACGTCGCGCCGCTGCTCGGCGACGTCACTGGCGTTTCGCCAAAAGGCGTGACCTGGACCCTGCTGTTGATCGGCCTTGGTCTGACCGTCGGCAACATCATCGGCGGCAAACTGGCAGACAAGCGCCTCGGCGCCACCCTGATCGGCGTGTTCGTGGCGATGGCGGTGGTGTCCACCGTGCTGAGCTGGACCAGCGTCGCGCTGATCCCGACCGAAATCACCCTGTTCCTCTGGGCCACCGCCTCGTTCGCGGCGGTGCCGGCACTGCAAATCAACGTAGTCACCTTCGGCAAGGCTGCACCAAACCTGGTCTCGACCCTGAACATCGGCGCTTTCAACGTCGGCAACGCGCTTGGCGCCTGGGTTGGCGGCAGCGTCATCGCCCACGGCTTCGGCCTGACCAGCGTGCCATTGGCTGCAGCTGCTCTGGCAGTGCTCGCCCTGCTGGTGACCCTGATTACTTTCCGTCAGAACGGCAACGCCGAGCTGGCCCCCGCGACCAACTGA
- a CDS encoding phosphatidylserine/phosphatidylglycerophosphate/cardiolipin synthase family protein, with product MRGAVFPWRDGNRFELLIDGPQFFPRMLVEIARAEEQVELELYLVEAGACAEAVVQALVQAAERGVRVRCLFDDYGSLAFTLNLRQRLIHAGVELRFYNRLNWRRWVGNFYRDHRKLLLVDQRLAVVGGTGVTDEFWTPDQDTSEWHEVMVEITGPLVLDWQVLFDRQWIANRHRRAWKPSAHVGLPRLPKVPDMGEGMGRVAYADARQHRDILQSLFRALNSGQQRIWMATPYFLPTWKIRRSLRKAAARGVDVRLLLTGPRTDHPSVRYAGHRYYPRLLKAGVQIFEYQPCFLHLKMVLVDDWVSIGSCNFDHWNLRFNLEANLEALDPSLTAAVQASFEKDFGLSQLVSLEEWQRRPLWRRVKQRIWGWVDRVVVNILDRRG from the coding sequence ATGCGCGGCGCGGTGTTTCCGTGGCGTGACGGCAACCGGTTCGAGTTGTTGATCGACGGCCCGCAGTTCTTCCCGCGCATGCTGGTGGAGATTGCCCGTGCCGAAGAACAGGTCGAGCTGGAGTTGTATCTGGTCGAGGCCGGAGCCTGCGCCGAGGCCGTGGTGCAAGCGCTGGTGCAAGCCGCCGAACGTGGCGTGCGAGTGCGTTGCCTGTTCGATGATTACGGCAGCCTCGCGTTTACCCTCAACCTGCGTCAGCGCCTGATCCATGCCGGCGTCGAACTGCGCTTCTACAATCGCCTGAACTGGCGGCGCTGGGTCGGCAATTTCTATCGTGATCACCGCAAATTACTGCTGGTCGACCAGCGTCTGGCGGTGGTCGGCGGCACGGGTGTCACCGATGAATTCTGGACACCGGATCAGGACACCAGCGAGTGGCATGAGGTGATGGTGGAGATCACCGGCCCGCTGGTCCTCGACTGGCAGGTGCTGTTCGACCGTCAGTGGATCGCCAACCGTCATCGACGGGCATGGAAGCCGTCGGCGCATGTCGGTCTGCCACGGCTGCCCAAAGTGCCGGACATGGGCGAGGGCATGGGCCGTGTGGCCTACGCCGATGCGCGCCAGCACCGCGATATTTTGCAGTCGCTATTCCGTGCATTGAACAGCGGCCAGCAGCGCATCTGGATGGCCACGCCGTACTTTCTGCCGACCTGGAAAATCCGTCGTTCATTACGCAAGGCAGCCGCACGCGGAGTCGATGTGCGCCTGCTGCTGACCGGGCCACGCACCGATCATCCGTCCGTGCGTTATGCCGGCCATCGTTATTACCCGCGCCTGCTTAAGGCCGGCGTGCAGATCTTCGAATACCAGCCGTGCTTCCTGCACCTGAAAATGGTCCTGGTGGACGATTGGGTGAGCATTGGCTCGTGCAACTTCGATCACTGGAATCTGCGCTTCAATCTGGAGGCGAATCTTGAGGCACTGGACCCGTCGTTGACGGCAGCGGTGCAGGCGAGTTTCGAGAAGGATTTTGGCTTGAGCCAGTTGGTCAGTCTGGAAGAGTGGCAGCGCCGGCCGTTGTGGCGGCGGGTGAAGCAGAGGATCTGGGGCTGGGTGGATCGGGTGGTGGTCAACATCCTCGACCGCCGCGGCTAG
- a CDS encoding LemA family protein, with protein MNVSPTYRSRLQVATLLLMATLLTACGINNIPTLDEQAKAAWGQVQNQYQRRADLIPNLVETVKGYAKHEEETLTAVIEARAKATSIQVDASTLDNPEKLKQFQQAQDQLTGALSRLMVVSERYPDLKANQNFLALQSQLEGTENRIAVARRDFILAVQKYNTEIRTFPGRLWHSVMYSDLPIRETFEATTPGAEKAPEVKF; from the coding sequence ATGAATGTCAGTCCAACCTATCGCTCGCGCTTGCAGGTCGCCACGCTGCTGCTGATGGCCACGCTGCTGACAGCGTGCGGCATCAACAACATTCCGACCCTCGACGAGCAGGCCAAAGCGGCGTGGGGTCAGGTGCAGAACCAGTACCAGCGTCGGGCCGACCTGATCCCCAATCTGGTGGAGACGGTGAAGGGCTACGCCAAACATGAAGAGGAAACCCTGACTGCGGTGATTGAAGCACGGGCCAAGGCGACCTCGATCCAGGTCGATGCCAGCACCCTCGACAACCCGGAAAAACTCAAGCAGTTCCAGCAGGCGCAGGATCAACTGACCGGTGCGCTGAGCCGCTTGATGGTGGTGTCCGAGCGCTACCCGGACCTCAAGGCCAACCAGAACTTCCTCGCCCTGCAATCGCAACTCGAAGGCACGGAAAACCGCATCGCTGTGGCGCGGCGCGATTTCATTCTGGCGGTGCAGAAATACAACACCGAGATTCGCACCTTCCCCGGTCGCCTCTGGCACAGCGTGATGTACAGCGACTTGCCGATCCGTGAAACCTTCGAAGCCACCACGCCCGGTGCA
- a CDS encoding YceI family protein, with protein sequence MFNRSLFKTLSSLLLAAAALPAQANWYLDGESSRLSFVSTKNAHISEVQRFLVLHGKVDPSGRAEVEVELDSINSGIPLRDERMRKELFQIEQFPEATITTQIDLRPINDLAPGAQLELRLPLTVNLHGKQHEYPAELLATRLDDRRFQVVTLEPLVINAEDFDLVPGLENLRKLADLSAISLSVPVGAVLIFTAR encoded by the coding sequence ATGTTCAACCGCTCCCTCTTCAAAACCCTGTCCAGTCTGTTGCTGGCCGCCGCTGCGCTGCCGGCGCAAGCCAATTGGTATCTGGACGGCGAGTCGTCGCGGCTGTCGTTCGTCAGCACGAAAAACGCCCATATTTCTGAAGTGCAGCGCTTTCTGGTGCTGCACGGCAAGGTCGACCCCAGCGGTCGCGCCGAAGTCGAAGTCGAACTGGATTCGATCAACAGCGGCATCCCGCTGCGTGACGAACGCATGCGCAAGGAGCTGTTCCAGATCGAGCAATTCCCTGAAGCCACCATCACCACGCAAATCGACCTGCGCCCGATCAACGATCTGGCCCCCGGCGCGCAGCTGGAATTGCGCTTGCCGCTGACCGTCAACCTGCACGGCAAGCAACACGAATACCCCGCCGAGCTGCTGGCGACGCGTCTGGATGACCGACGCTTTCAAGTGGTGACGCTGGAGCCGCTGGTGATCAACGCCGAAGATTTCGATCTTGTTCCGGGACTGGAAAACCTGCGCAAACTGGCCGACCTGTCGGCCATCAGTCTGTCGGTGCCGGTGGGTGCGGTGCTGATCTTCACGGCACGCTGA
- a CDS encoding acyl-CoA dehydrogenase family protein, which yields MPWPDLLQSRERLPAVADLAEGFATLLHQLGNVTPFELAVAGGRRMATPGLAFLVGYQAALRMLWPSAPLSLGALCATEQRSLRPADMQTRLTDLRLTGRKDFVTAGDAADWLLIAARCEEPGEAPRLSLAVVYPGEPGVTVEKLPPLPLMPDVSHGRLHLDSALCELLAGDGWDAYVKPFRTLEDVYVLSAMTAWLYGVGQDSDWPQPLQLRLLALLAGCAEASRQPPNNPPGHMLLGGLFAQFKSLKSEIDQALATGNPEWATMWQRDQGVMQLAAGARAKRLAKALVEA from the coding sequence ATGCCCTGGCCAGATCTGTTGCAAAGCCGTGAACGATTGCCCGCCGTTGCTGACCTTGCCGAAGGTTTTGCGACGTTGTTGCATCAACTGGGCAACGTCACGCCGTTCGAATTGGCGGTCGCGGGCGGGCGGCGGATGGCGACGCCGGGGCTGGCATTTCTGGTCGGTTATCAAGCGGCATTGCGCATGTTGTGGCCGAGTGCGCCGCTGAGCCTCGGCGCGTTGTGTGCGACCGAACAGCGCAGCTTGCGCCCGGCAGACATGCAGACGCGGCTGACCGATTTGCGTCTGACGGGCCGCAAGGATTTCGTCACCGCCGGTGATGCCGCGGACTGGCTACTGATTGCCGCGCGCTGCGAAGAACCCGGCGAGGCCCCGCGCCTGAGCCTGGCGGTGGTGTATCCCGGCGAACCCGGCGTGACGGTGGAAAAATTGCCGCCGCTGCCATTGATGCCGGACGTCAGTCACGGTCGCCTGCATCTGGACAGCGCGTTGTGCGAGTTGCTGGCCGGTGACGGTTGGGACGCTTACGTCAAACCGTTTCGCACGCTGGAAGATGTCTATGTGCTGAGTGCGATGACGGCGTGGTTGTACGGCGTCGGCCAGGACAGCGACTGGCCGCAGCCGCTGCAATTGCGCTTGCTCGCGCTGCTGGCCGGTTGTGCGGAAGCGAGCCGGCAGCCGCCGAACAATCCGCCGGGGCATATGTTGCTGGGTGGGTTGTTTGCGCAGTTTAAATCGCTGAAGAGTGAGATCGATCAGGCGTTGGCCACCGGTAATCCCGAGTGGGCGACGATGTGGCAGCGCGATCAGGGCGTGATGCAGTTGGCGGCGGGGGCACGGGCGAAGCGGTTGGCCAAGGCGTTGGTCGAGGCCTGA
- the bglX gene encoding beta-glucosidase BglX, which translates to MKKLCLLGLFVSLASHQVLAATTPVPLENKDAFISNLMKQMTLDEKIGQLRLISIGPEMPRELIRKEIAAGNIGGTFNSITRPENRPMQDAAMRSRLKIPMFFAYDVIHGHRTIFPIPLALASSWDMDAIGQSGRIAAKEAAADSLDITFAPMVDISRDPRWGRSSEGFGEDTYLTSRIAKVMVKAYQGETPSDADSIMASVKHFALYGAVEGGRDYNVVDMSPVKMYQDYLPPYRAAIDAGAGGVMVALNSINGIPATANTWLMNDLLRKDWGFKGLAVSDHGAIFELIKHGVARDGREAAKLAIKAGIDMSMNDTLYGKELPGLLKSGEIEQKDIDNAVREVLAAKYDMGLFKDPYLRIGKAEDDPADTYAESRLHRAEAREVARRSLVLLKNQNETLPLKKDAKVALVGPLAKAPIDMMGSWAAAGKPAQSVTLFDGMSSVIGDKANLIYARGANITSDKKVLDYLNFLNFDAPEVVDDPRPANVLIDEAVKAAKDADVIVAAVGESRGMSHESSSRTDLNIPENQRELIRALKATGKPLVLVLMNGRPLTILEENQSADAILETWFSGTEGGNAIADVLFGDYNPSGKLPVTFPRSVGQIPTYYNHLSIGRPFTPGKPGNYTSQYFDDTTGPLFPFGYGLSYTQFALSDMALSSTTLNATGKLDASVMVKNAGKRDGETVVQLYIQDVTGSMIRPVKELKNFQKIMLKAGEQKVVHFTITEDDLKFYNAQLKYAAEPGKFNVQIGLDSQDVTQQSFELL; encoded by the coding sequence ATGAAGAAGCTGTGTTTGCTGGGTCTGTTCGTCAGCCTGGCCAGTCATCAAGTATTGGCCGCCACGACCCCGGTACCCCTGGAAAACAAGGACGCCTTCATCAGCAACCTGATGAAGCAAATGACCCTCGACGAGAAAATCGGCCAGTTGCGCCTGATCAGTATCGGCCCGGAAATGCCCCGCGAGCTGATCCGCAAGGAGATCGCCGCCGGCAACATCGGCGGCACGTTCAACTCGATCACCCGCCCGGAAAACCGTCCGATGCAGGACGCGGCGATGCGCAGCCGTCTGAAGATTCCGATGTTTTTTGCGTACGACGTGATCCACGGTCACCGTACGATTTTCCCGATTCCACTGGCCCTGGCTTCAAGCTGGGACATGGACGCCATCGGCCAGTCCGGGCGGATTGCTGCCAAAGAAGCCGCCGCCGACAGCCTCGACATCACCTTCGCGCCGATGGTCGACATCTCCCGTGACCCGCGCTGGGGCCGCAGCTCCGAAGGTTTCGGTGAAGACACCTACCTGACCTCGCGCATCGCCAAAGTCATGGTCAAGGCCTATCAGGGCGAGACCCCGAGCGACGCCGACAGCATCATGGCCAGCGTCAAACACTTCGCCCTGTATGGCGCCGTAGAAGGTGGTCGCGACTACAACGTCGTCGACATGAGCCCGGTGAAGATGTACCAGGATTACCTGCCACCGTACCGCGCCGCGATTGATGCCGGTGCCGGCGGTGTGATGGTGGCGTTGAACTCGATCAACGGGATTCCGGCCACCGCCAACACCTGGCTGATGAACGACCTGTTGCGCAAGGACTGGGGCTTCAAGGGCCTGGCGGTCAGCGACCACGGGGCGATCTTCGAGCTGATCAAGCACGGTGTCGCCCGCGACGGTCGTGAAGCGGCGAAGCTGGCGATCAAGGCCGGCATCGACATGAGCATGAACGACACCCTGTACGGCAAAGAGCTGCCGGGGCTGCTCAAGTCCGGCGAGATCGAACAGAAAGACATCGACAACGCTGTGCGCGAAGTCCTCGCGGCCAAGTACGACATGGGCCTGTTCAAGGACCCGTACCTGCGCATCGGCAAGGCCGAAGATGACCCGGCCGACACTTACGCCGAGAGCCGTCTGCACCGCGCAGAGGCCCGTGAAGTGGCGCGTCGCAGCCTGGTCCTGCTGAAGAACCAGAACGAAACCCTGCCGCTGAAGAAAGACGCGAAAGTCGCGCTGGTCGGCCCGCTGGCCAAGGCACCGATCGACATGATGGGCAGTTGGGCCGCAGCGGGTAAACCGGCGCAGTCGGTCACCCTGTTCGATGGCATGAGTTCGGTGATCGGCGACAAGGCGAACCTGATCTACGCCCGTGGCGCCAACATCACCAGCGACAAGAAGGTTCTGGATTACCTGAACTTCCTTAACTTTGATGCCCCGGAAGTGGTCGATGATCCGCGTCCGGCCAACGTGCTGATCGACGAAGCGGTGAAAGCCGCCAAGGACGCTGACGTCATCGTCGCAGCGGTAGGCGAGTCCCGTGGCATGTCCCACGAATCCTCCAGCCGTACCGACCTGAACATCCCGGAAAACCAACGCGAGCTGATCCGCGCCCTGAAAGCCACCGGCAAGCCATTGGTGCTGGTGTTGATGAACGGCCGCCCGCTGACGATTCTCGAAGAGAACCAGTCGGCTGACGCGATTCTGGAAACCTGGTTCAGCGGCACCGAGGGCGGCAACGCCATCGCCGACGTGCTGTTCGGCGACTACAACCCGTCGGGCAAACTGCCGGTGACCTTCCCGCGTTCCGTGGGCCAGATCCCGACTTACTACAACCACCTGAGCATTGGCCGGCCGTTCACGCCGGGCAAACCGGGCAACTACACCTCGCAGTATTTCGATGACACCACAGGTCCGCTGTTTCCGTTCGGTTATGGTCTGAGCTACACCCAATTCGCCCTGAGCGACATGGCGCTGTCATCGACCACGCTGAACGCCACCGGCAAGCTCGACGCCAGCGTCATGGTGAAGAACGCCGGCAAGCGTGACGGCGAAACCGTGGTGCAGCTGTACATTCAGGACGTCACCGGTTCGATGATCCGCCCGGTGAAAGAATTGAAGAACTTCCAGAAAATCATGCTCAAGGCCGGTGAACAGAAAGTCGTGCACTTCACCATCACCGAAGATGACCTGAAGTTCTACAACGCCCAGCTCAAGTACGCGGCCGAACCTGGCAAGTTCAACGTGCAGATCGGCCTGGATTCCCAGGACGTGACGCAGCAGAGCTTCGAGTTGCTGTAA
- a CDS encoding amidase — protein MKRFLLVLLVVLLGWIGYERENLWAFPDIISAYTAKEYCSCRYVMNNDAEYCRGYVKQWLPTSSFSDDSASKTITVSGMGRRNSARWLNERQGCRLNP, from the coding sequence ATGAAGCGCTTCTTGCTGGTGTTGCTTGTCGTGCTGCTCGGTTGGATCGGGTACGAACGGGAAAATCTGTGGGCCTTTCCGGACATCATCAGCGCCTACACCGCCAAGGAATATTGTTCGTGCCGGTATGTGATGAACAACGACGCCGAGTATTGCCGTGGCTATGTGAAACAGTGGTTGCCGACCAGCAGCTTCAGCGATGACAGCGCCAGTAAAACCATCACCGTCAGCGGCATGGGCCGCCGCAACAGCGCGCGATGGCTGAACGAACGCCAAGGCTGCCGCCTGAATCCCTGA
- a CDS encoding metalloregulator ArsR/SmtB family transcription factor translates to MNLDLDEIIKALAHPVRRDILNWLKDPKGEFPEQLHNHEYGICAGQIDQRCGLSQSTVSAHLATLQRAGLISSQKAGQWHFFKRNEDVIKAFLSTLSKEL, encoded by the coding sequence ATGAACCTCGACCTCGACGAAATAATAAAAGCCCTGGCGCACCCAGTACGACGAGACATCCTCAACTGGCTGAAAGACCCGAAAGGCGAATTCCCGGAACAGTTGCACAACCACGAGTACGGCATTTGCGCCGGGCAGATCGATCAACGCTGCGGCCTGTCGCAGTCGACCGTTTCGGCGCACCTCGCAACGTTGCAACGCGCCGGTCTGATCAGCAGCCAGAAGGCCGGTCAATGGCATTTTTTCAAACGCAACGAGGACGTGATCAAGGCGTTCCTCAGCACCCTCAGTAAAGAGCTCTGA
- a CDS encoding serine hydrolase, whose product MFKGLSLFLLLLSFTVQAEQWPGEQWPVGPRITAVEDLQNYAFPARDDNTRKGIRTDALLIIRDGQIVYERYAGPTTEQTPHLTWSISKSLMASVLGVAYGEGLFKLEDPAVKFYPALQQHPALKMADLLHWASGIDWQEDYEYAPLKSSVVAMLYTRGHRDMAAFTADHDSYAEPGQAFRYSSGDSNLLAAALKTIVGPQRYPDYPWTALFEPLGIRQAVWETDASGTFVASSYAYLTARDLARVGLLMARDGRWRDRQLLPRDWLAFNLKPFAGYKAHQDEAVPGGQWWLNRPADGASSPWPDAPPDTFAALGHWGQALYVIPSEKLVIVRYGDDRDGSYRHNELLKRVLKAVQP is encoded by the coding sequence ATGTTCAAAGGCCTGTCGCTGTTTCTGCTGTTGCTCAGCTTTACCGTTCAAGCCGAGCAGTGGCCCGGCGAACAGTGGCCGGTCGGCCCTCGGATCACCGCGGTTGAAGATCTGCAGAACTACGCCTTTCCCGCTCGCGACGACAATACTCGCAAAGGCATCCGCACCGACGCTTTGCTGATCATCCGCGACGGTCAGATTGTCTACGAACGCTACGCCGGCCCGACCACCGAACAGACTCCGCACTTGACCTGGTCGATCAGCAAAAGCCTGATGGCCAGCGTGCTCGGCGTGGCGTACGGCGAAGGCCTGTTCAAACTTGAAGACCCCGCCGTGAAATTTTACCCGGCGCTGCAACAACACCCGGCGCTCAAAATGGCCGACCTGTTGCACTGGGCCTCGGGTATCGACTGGCAGGAAGACTACGAATACGCCCCGCTGAAATCTTCGGTGGTGGCGATGCTGTATACCCGTGGCCACCGCGACATGGCCGCGTTCACCGCCGATCACGACAGTTACGCCGAGCCGGGGCAGGCGTTCCGTTATTCCAGTGGCGACAGCAATCTGCTCGCGGCCGCGTTGAAAACCATCGTCGGCCCGCAGCGTTATCCCGACTACCCATGGACGGCGCTGTTCGAACCGTTGGGCATTCGCCAGGCCGTGTGGGAAACCGATGCCAGCGGCACGTTTGTCGCATCTTCCTACGCCTATCTCACGGCCCGGGATCTGGCGCGGGTCGGTCTGTTGATGGCCCGTGACGGGCGCTGGCGTGATCGGCAATTGCTGCCCAGGGATTGGCTGGCCTTCAACCTGAAACCTTTCGCCGGTTACAAGGCCCATCAGGACGAAGCGGTCCCCGGCGGCCAATGGTGGCTCAATCGTCCGGCGGATGGCGCGTCATCACCCTGGCCCGACGCCCCGCCCGACACTTTCGCCGCGCTTGGCCATTGGGGCCAGGCGCTGTATGTGATTCCCAGCGAGAAACTGGTGATCGTGCGCTACGGCGATGATCGCGACGGCAGCTACCGCCACAACGAATTGCTCAAGCGTGTGTTGAAGGCGGTGCAGCCATGA